DNA from Brassica napus cultivar Da-Ae chromosome C4, Da-Ae, whole genome shotgun sequence:
TTCAACGGAGGTGGCTGGCTCTCACCCCGGAACACCACTGGAGGAGGACGCCGATAGAACAAACACCCAAAGCTATCTCGACAGGAATCAAAGATCAGATTCGACTCAACACCGCAGAAGACAAGGAAGCACAGGTTACGGTCAAGCGCAGGCGGTCTAAACATGCTCCATCCGGCCACGCGACACAAAAGATGCAGTAGAgaatcaaaacttcaaaaagcTAACTGTCGGAGCAGAGAAACACGGGAAGTGACGGGCAGAAGGAGCTTCGAAACTCCTTAAAGCAGGCGACTCAACTAGGAAGCAGGAAAGCTCCACCTTAACGCAAGCGACGCCGTAACATAGGGTTGTCCTCAAAACCCAAGCGAACAGCATCAAGAGCAAGAGGAAGGAACCAACGCTTACTGTGAAAACCGCCATGGTTGTTGTCTGTTGAACTAAATACAGAGGTCCTCGGTGGCTCACCTCGAAACCACCTGTCACTCTAGATAGAGAGGAGAAGCTCTACAACAAACCTTGGAGTAGGCCGATAGAAGAAAACCGATTGGAGAGAGACGACGAGGCTAGAACGGTGACGGCAGCGACACATCAGGAATTCCGGCGGGTCTCGGATCCCAGATCTGACCCAGATCCGAGCGCAATCGGTGACTAGCAGCAGACCCAAGGCCCCAAAGATAATCCATACTCGTCTCAACTCGCCAGAACTCCAGAAAAAATCAAAGACATCTTTGATTCCCGACGATTTAACGAATCCAGAGACACCGTGCAAGGAGGAAAGACAGAGGAGGAGCAGCAAAGGGTTGAGGCATGGAAAGATGGACTCGTTGGGAGATTTGTGAGCCCTCTCACGACGCAAATCGGCGCCGGAGAGGCTAGGTGAAACCAGAGATTCGAGCTCGAGGAGCTAGAGATTCAAAAGATCACAACTTATTCTTTTCCTGTCCATCTTGTATTTTCtctaaattttgatataatgcATTGTAGTTTAAGAGATCAATAAAACAAGTACAATGATGAGAATGGGTTTGAATTATAATCAAAAGGAAATATTATTACTTATTTCTTTGTTGTTCAAAAGATCTATTTATTAGTATGTTGATGCCAAAGCATGGCAGGTAGCCTGTAGTAGCAAACCTTGACATGTCAGCTACTTGTAATTACATTATGGGCTCCAAAGTTATAAGCCCATCAAGTTTTTATGCTTAGTTTCACAAGCTTGAAATTTTATGAAATGTCTATAGCTTTTTTGCGATAAACAAATACAATTCTTAGAAGAAAGAAACTGAAGAAATGCTTTCAAATACAAGATATTCTTTTTATAAAAGGTCTCACTAGAAACAAGACACCTCTGAGCAAGGTTTATCAAGCGCATTTCATTTTACCACTCTtgcaaacaaacacacaaacaaataaaactgaaaagagtgacagaaataaaagaaaacactaACACAAACGGACCCTTACTCTTTAGTACTTGTAGGCCTTAACCTGAAGGCTCATTGTAAGTACCAAGTGTAGCCTCAGAGTTAGCCTTGCACCTAACCAACAACGCATCTTGCGCCCTCTGCACATTCTCCTCCTTCCCTCCCCAAGTCTTAAGCGCGCTCTGCTGCAACGCCCTTCCAAAGCAAAACGACAGAGACCAAGGCTTCTTTgtcttcagctggttcatcgCATTCAGGTTTCTTGTCGCCTCTTCCTCGCTCTGCCCTCCCGACATGAACAGTATGGCTGGAACAGCTGCTGGCACGGTCCTCAGAAGGGCACGGACAGTGTACTCCGCGACGACCTCTGGTGCAACTTTAGCGCTCTCCGATCCTGGAGTCACCATGTTTGGTTTCAGAAGCGTTCCTTCAAGCATCACATGGTGATCACTCAGGGCTTTGTAGCAAGCTGCAAGGAAACGCTCTGTCACCTCTGCACACTTGTGGATATCATGAGACCCATCAACAGAAACATCAGGCTCCACAATGGGTACAAGACCGTTCTCTTGACAAATCGCCGCGTATCTAGCCAGTCCATAAGCGTTCTCGTGAATGGCTAACTCTGATGGCTCGTTCGGGCCAATCTTAAGGAGTGCATGCCACTTAGCAAAACGAGCACCCGCCTCGTAGTACTTCTTGCAACGTTCGCCAAGACCATCAAGACCCTGTGTGATGGTCTCACTGTTGGTTCCAGCTAGCTCAACGGCACGGCCCTTGTCAACCTTAATACCAGGCAAGACTCCACCTTCCTTCAAAATGTCCACAAAAGACGTCCCTGTATCACAAATAATATTTGGAcccataatattttatatatatataatattatatatatatatatatatatttttagtcaataattttttaaattttttataaaaactctTGATTAAAGAACCATAGTTTtataatatagaaaaaatatctaaaataattacatataaaatagaacctAAAGTAATTGTAAAATAAACGTATTAacctataaaaaatattttatgtcttGAAGTATAATAatcttttaactaaaaacattttttttactttaactTCATTATTcgttataatgttttatttatgtctAAATCATAATAATGTGAAACTCACCTAATACCttgttattatatttgtaacgtaattttcaatttttatttgttttatacataCATACCACTttatatctaattatataaatgataagCTTTctctcaaaacaaaaatataaatgttctttaaaaaaataaggagGTCTATGCAAATGTTTCACATTAATCTGTCCAGGCGTGAAGTACCATTAGAGCTTTTCTGGTAGAGAGTTTCTTCAACGAGGATGACACCACTGATGCAAGGAAGAGCACCAGGAGTGGTGAAGAGAAGCTCGCGGAGAGCACGTCTGTTAGAATCAACGTTCTCGACGTTTACGCTAGAGAAACGCTTTCCAATGGTATCGGTTGATTCATCAGCAGCGAGGATACCCTTTCCAGGTGTACCAATGTAGGCAGCGTTGGCGATAAGCTCATCTgcgagtttcaaaataaataaataaacaatataagatAAAAATGCTCAATCAAAACAAGATTCGAAAACTCATATCGGACAAGTAACTAGAGCCGTTGACTTTTATGAACCCAACCTAGCAGAGTTTTAGTTTATGTCCAAAGCTTATATGATGTATGTAAGGGAGTCTTCTAACCatataataacaatatttttgatatagtataattaagaaattaaatttaaaattgtaaaaaatgtaACAACCAGTGGAATAGAaacaaatatccaaaaattctcataaattttcttttagaatttgtttttgaGAGTCTCGTCTCAATTtctcttaatatattttatttcatttttattatttcacttTAAAAATCGTAAGCCTAAAATCTTTAATTAAATCCAAATCACAAGTTGAACTTACAGAATTAGAAAAATTCCAGATTGGAAAATGGAtgaattatacatatatttttaattaatttaaaactaaaaagatatACATATTAATCATTTGTTGTTTTATAATGTaagataatattaaaaattatgctTCAAAATGTAAGAGTTTTGAtacttttttaaataactttaactattttttttaaatgatctaCCAATAATATTTACTGCATTATTTATACTTCCTTAACTcactttaaatttatattattaatatttttaaaaaataggtaATAGTTCAATTAGACATGTAGGTTATATTAGTACTGGTTTTTCATGTGGAACCATGGAAGAAATTCAATCACTATTAGTTGGTATCTTTATTTATACATTAATGACTATGGTTGCATTAACCATAGTTTTAGCATTACATCGAACCAGTGACAAATATAAGGGGATTTGGGAGTTTTACCCCAAACCCAAAGGAATCCTATTTCGGCTATTACGTTATCCAACACTATGTTCATACGCAGGGATATCCCTGTTAGACGGTTTACttcttaggatttttttttttgtcatcactTCTTATGTCTAACCAAAACATCATACAATATGATACAAATgttatagtatatgatttgTCTCGTTATACTATAGGTCAGCTTTGTCCACTGATAGTCTTTTAATTTGGAAGCTAAACGTctatacattaatcatataatttcGGAAACTGAAACTGATATTTTATCTCTCTATGCTAAACAAGAGTGAACGAACGAAAGCATAAACTGTTTTAAGGCAAGCGAAGGATGGAAACTTAAACGCATCGTCCGCACTGATAAATGCATtgcaaagagaaagaaagagagaggagatTGCTTACCGGCGTATTTGGTGGTGAAGGAAGCCATGGTTTGTTGAAGCAAATTGGTTGAAGAGGAAAGTGAGTGATAGTGTAGTATTTTATAGTAGAATGCATGCAATCATGCGAGGGATAGGGGAAGGTTCGAGAAAAGGTGGACACTCCCATTAAAGCTTGCTAGTTAATTAATCAACAACAATATTTATAATCTCTTTTTCCACACGTTATTATTTCAAAAGTTtcttattaaaagaaaaaacaccTGAACGTCACGAAGTTTAAAATCACATCTTGGACTTGCATTTCTCTCAGTGTTGATAATATTTGAGAAAATGGCATCATTCATGTGTCATCAAAGACGTCACGAAAACTAATCGagtctatttttttcttctaaagaaACATTTGGATGGATACTCCTATTAAAGCATACTAGTTAATTAatcaacaacaataataaaaatctttttttccaCATTATTATAGTTATGTACAAAAATATGGCTCATTAATGTTTCAATACCAAGATAtatattttgagttttgaagaaaatgaattaTGTAGATtgataatgaaaatatttatacaaaattctCAACATGATGTAAGTAGAACCATCTATTCACAAGATGGTTCCAAGTGGTGTAGCTAGACATGATATATATTGTGGTTAGTAATGTTGAAAAAAATTCACTGTAATGTTAGCTCTGTTTGTTTTCGCTTTGCTTGTGCATGACATTCTTTAGTGGTGAAAAGGGTAGGTTAACCACCATGCACAATAATTTCAGTCAGAGTCAACTTCTTTACCTTTTCGCACTAAACTTATACAGTTGGCTATTGTAGACATTTTAGAtggaaaatattcatttttacaGGTTTCAGAAAGTAACTCAAGGTTAGGCTCAGGGCTGGTGTCATTATTATACAAAAAGTTCTATATGTAATATGATGATGTAAAGCATAGCAGGTGGTGGTCTGTAGTAGCAAACCTTGACATGTCAGCATAACTTGTAATCGTACTTTGGGCTCCAAAGACGTAAACCCATCAAGTTCGTTGAATCTTTCATAGTTACTTTTTCAAGATTGGTGAATTTAATAACAAGGTCTAGCATATGCAGGCCTGAGCATACAATATATAGAAGAAAGAAACCATAGAAATGCTTTCAATCCAAAACATTCACTTCATAAAAGGTTTCAAGAGAAACAAGACACCTCAGAAAAAAAGGTTTATCAAAGGATCTTTCATTTTACCACTCttttaaacaaaacacaaatACACAAAACACTGAAAAGGTAACACAAACACAAACGATGATATGAAAAACTACAGATCCTTAGACTCATCCTTTAGTACTTGTAGTCCTTAACGTGAAGGCTCTCCGCTGCACCTTCACCAAGCTGAGCATCACCTTTGTAAACACCAAGCGTAGCCTCAGAGTTAGCCTTGCACCTCACCAAAAACGCCTCTTGCGCCTTCTTCACATTCTCCTCTTTCCCTCCCCAAGTCTTCAACGTGCTCTGCTGCAACGCCCTCCCAAACGAAAACGACAGCGACCAAggcttcttcgtcttcatctGGTTCATCGCATTCAAGTTCCTCGTCGCCTCTTCCTCGCTCTGCCCTCCCGACAAGAACACCACAGCCGGAACAGCCGCAGGCACCGTCCTCTGCAGCGCACGGACAGTATACTCCGCCACCACCTCCGGCGCAACTTTACCACTCTCTGACCCTGGAGTCACCATGTTCGGTTTCAGAAGCGTTCCTTCGAGCATCACACCGTGATCGCTCAGAGCCTTGTAGCAAGCTGCTAAGACACGCTCCGTCACCTCCGCGCACTTCTGAATATCGTGAGAACCGTCAACGAGAATCTCAGGCTCCACGATGGGGACAAGACCGTTCTCCTGACAGATGGCAGCGTATCTAGCGAGCCCGTAAGCGTTCTCGCGGATGGCTAGCTCTGATGGCTCGTTGGGGCCGATCTTGAGCACCGCACGCCACTTGGCGAAACGAGCACCGGCCTCGTAGTACTTCTTGCAACGCTCGCCGAGACCGTCGAGACCTTGTGTGGTGGTCTCACCGTTGGTTCCGGGTAGAGAAACGGTGCCCTTGTCGACTTTGATGCCAGGTAAGACTCCTCCTTCCTTCAGAATATCCACAAAAGGGGTCCCTGtggaataaaaaacaaaaactcaataaGCAACTTTTAGTATAGAcagcgcaaaaaaaaaaaaaaacttttggtatttaaaatttttattaatcaatcaaATGAGTAAACTCTAGAACCAGACCAAATAATCTAAAAAAACTACTCCCTCTGATGTTTTGACCCATTGCACACAGgttaagaaatttatttttctccaaaaaataactttacaaatataatttaaaactcattcaaccaattaaaaaaataactgcAAAATCTAATtgattatcaaaaatttaaaataatataagtacaTCAAAActtcatctattttgaaacaacaaacCTCTTCTAAACCATCAAACTAATATGAAAACTATTATGAAAATGAGGGAGTATTATTAAAACTCCACCTAATTAAGATAACTACTAAATATTAAGCaagataattaaaatataaataacaagacTGGGATGAAGTACTGTTAAAATGAGTAAACTCTTTAAAAATcttatcaatcaatcaaatgAGTAAACTCTAGAAGAAGCCTATTTATATGAAAACCAAATAAtctaaaaaaactattaaaattccACCTAATTAAGATAACtactaaataataaacaagataattaaaatataaataacaagacTGGGAGTAAAGTACCTTTGGAGCTTTTTTGGTATAGAGTTTCTTCAAAGAGGATGACGCCACTGAGGCAAGGAAGAGCGCCTGGAGTAGTGAAGAGAAGCTCACGGAGAGCGCGCCTGTTGGACTCGACGTTCTCTACGTTGATGCTAGAGAGACGTTTTCCGATTGTGCCGGTTGATTCGTCTGCTGCGAGGATGCCCTTTCCGGGTGTGCCGATGTAGGCAGCGTTAGCGATCAGCTCATCTGCGAGTGAATAATAATACAAAACAATATAAGTTagtgaaccgaaccgaaccgaaccgaaccgaacagaGTTTTAGTTTATGTCCAAAGCTTCACAGTGATGTAAGGTACAGAGTAAACCTCAGATCGTTAAACCCTGTCCTAAAACACAACTCATAACCTGAAGCAGTACTGATCTATCGACTTGAGGTGCGTAAAAAGATAGTTTACCGGCGTATTTGCTGGTGAAAGAAGCCATGGTCTGTTGAAGAAAATTGGATACAGAGTGAGAGAGGTATTGGGAAGAGGAAAGTGTGTGTTTATagagatgatgaagtggtgggAAGGTTCGAGAAATGAGGTGACGATCTTTTTTTGGCCTCTTCTTCAAGAAAAACTTTTTCAGCCGTTGGATTGTCGTGATGCCGGTTTTTTTAATTACCGCGGGTAGTTTAACGGTTTTGAGGCGATGGTGCTTTTAGGAACAAGGATAACTTCTACGACATTCTTCTTCTGAAGACGTGACCAGATGCCCAATGGGCCTACTATGCATCCCCGAAAAGAATTAAACTATATCGTttctgatgtttttttttaatattttaatatttcttttagttCACATCGAATGTTTTACCCTTACatacatatgatattttttaaggAAACATATGTGCTCCGGATGTGGTGTTTGTTTTTTAGCTACAAACATCTGAGATGAAATGATAAAACAATCTTTAAACAGAAGCTACTCATTGCTAAGGTACACAGATATGGTCATTTGTTGCGATGGATGTTCATGATACTTAACTCGACAAATCTGTTTTCATAAGAAACCCCAAGTTGCCTGCATATTCTTTAGTGACACAAAACATGTGAAGTGCAGTACTGGGAAAAGCCTTTTTGCTCTTttgtattttgtataaaatgaaaaaaaaaggggAGACAAAAGCATACATAAGATTTTGCTTTTAAATACTgcacatctttttttttactcgACTCAAAATTTTGACACTTTTCTACAACACGAGAGCATCATGAGGAATGGATAACAACAAACCTGTTTCCCCTGTGATGCCACCCGCTTCCTCCAGCATAGGTTTCTTGGCCCTTCATATGGAGTCTACTCAATCATTTCCTAGCAGAATGGAACCAAACAAGAAAGGAACACGTAAAGATGGATTCATGCTGGATTGAACAATCGAAGAGAGCCCTAGAGATTCACTATAGTACTAAGTTATACCTGTTTTATTGCATTCCCAATTCCCAAGCTCGGCAAAGAACTCTTGGTCAGACAACCTGCATGGACGATTGGTCCATGGGGTTCACTACTGGATGGCGGAATGGTAAGGTAAGAAGCTCCCTTGAATAGCCATTGAGCCGTTTCTTGACTGAAACAGTCCTCAAACATTTCTCCACATAATATACACGCGCACTGGTTTTCATCAGCAGCTACGGCTGGACCATCCTCACTTTCAGGTTCACTCAGAATTTCATCATATTCAGGTTCTAGCTCTCCCGCTTTCGCTGCTACCCAATCATCAGCCTTTGGAAACCAAACCCTACATTTACTGTTTGTGCCACGTAACTCGAGCTTCTTCTTATCGTGCATCTCCATGTGCCTGTCAAgttcttccttttctttaaGGCGAACGCCACAGGAGGTGCATAGATGTGGAAGGTCATCAAAGAGACTACTAATCACAGAGGGGTGAAGTTTACGGATCTTATCTGCCCTAAACTTCAATCCTATGAGGTTTTCGGGTTCTGAAACTGCCGTTTCGGCTGGTGCTACCTTCGGAGCAGTAGAAGGACCCTTCTCCACCACAACCAATGACTGTGCATCAGACGGAACCACAGATATAGAAGTGGAGCTATTGGTAGAATGATCAGGACTATGGTCTTGTGATATGAAAGGAGCAGCCGCACATTGTACAAGAGATGGCAGCTCCATCTTGGAAGCAGATATCAAGCCCTTTGAAACTAAGGAGCTCAAGAGGGACGAAATAGGATCTGGGGCTTTACTACTCTCTTTTGATGTCTGTGCTGATGTGACACCGGTAAGAGACACTGGGTCCGAACCAAGCGGTGCAGAGGATCGTTCCAATTTTAAACGAGCTGATATTTTTTTAGCAGCCACTGAATTTGGCGAAGCCTTAGGCTTAGAGGCTGCTGACACGGTTAGTGCCCTTGGGTTAACCTGGGAACTCTCCTCCTTCATTGCACCATTAGTTAAATTATTAGAAAGGATTCCACTCTTCATGACTGCTTCCAGCAAATCACTCATGTTGCGTTGTCCTGTAGCTTCTGAAGCAATAGTAAGTCCTGCTGACTTAGAGTCGAACTTTTTCCCCTGAAATGAATCAGGTAGGTCAATcgcatttgatttttttaactgAGGCCGCACAAAGTCATCCCTGAGGACACTTTGAGATTTCGCTGGAAACCGTGAAGCCCTAGGATCACGTTGAGTGAGGGAATGAGTTCTTCTAGAATCTTGCTTGGTCACATTCTGTTTAAAAGTTGAATCACGTAAAGGCGAGTGTCTATCTGACACCTTAGATTGAGGCTGAATACCCTTTCTAGCTGCATTAGAGGTTGAACTCAAGCGGCCATAAACACTTCCATCTTTTTGCTCGCTGGAATATGAGTTTGTCGAAGTCGGATCAAACCTTGGGTCGAGAGCTGATAATCTTGGTCGTTTTAAGAGGTGATTGTCAGATTCCTACAAGATGGGAAAAGATTTAAAAAGTCAAGAAACTAAATAGAAAACTTCATAATTAAAAGTAATGCAAATGACTATCATAGCTAACCAATCTCTCTGATTCCTCTGGTGTGTGAAGCTCATTCTTTGGGTTGACAGTGGCCACATCTGTTTCAGATAACCTTGAGTGCATGTCCCACATAAACTCTTCTTCCTCAGAGTTTTTCCAACTATCATACGGCACACATGTGTTTCTACTAGGACCACTTGATTCCAAATTTTCTAGTCTCGCAGTCGCGTAGTTGGAAATTCTGCTTTTAGTATGTAACACATCCCTTTGGTCAGAAATCAGATCAGGACCCCTGCTCACGGTTTCGTACCACTGTTTCTCACACCCGTCGTCAGTAACCCTTGCATTAACTTTCTTAATCACTGGTCTAGAATTATGCGGTAGTTCAGAAGTATAATCATATTCCCCTGATATTGACTCCATATCTCTCTCGTAGAGGGGTTCACTGAGTGAGTCTCTTTGAGGTCGTCGAATGGTCTGAGTTCAACACACAATCAGTAGACAGAACATAGGTTAAAAACTGTAACCATGCCAAGGAAAACTCATTCTTACATTTACTTTAGCTGGACCTGCCCACGAGCCTCCAGATGCTATGCTTGAAACTCTTTCCAGTCTATCTGAATCCCTTGCCAAATTGGATGCGATCTCGGGGACATCAGTAACCATTCCTTTTGCCTgcacaaaaaaatcaaaagaagaatACTCAGGAAACTTTTACAGAAGTTACATATCAGTATATAAACTCGTGTTTACTTCAGGTTTGTCCTCACTGATAATTTTCAGTTGCAGAAAGTTTACGTTGCTTACCCTTCCTGACTGTTGAAGGCGTTGCCTTTCTAGATACTTTGGATTCACATGGATGCTATTTGGTGGGCGCTGAGATTGCAGGTCAGCTCGGCCTGTGCTACTAACAGCAGCTGAGCCATCACTTTTAGCATTAAAACCAAGTTCTTTCTCAATTTGCTGAAGTGTGTTCGGATGAAAGACTCCTTTCCAAGTTCCAAAGAGATGCCGCATATTAGAACGCATAGGAGGGTCAACTTGTCTGTAAGCCTTAACAAATACCTGCACAGAATTAAAAAGAGGAAAATCAAAGATGACGCAgccagaaaaaaagaaaagaaattatataaccATGACTATCAATTTAAAACACCAACCTCAGGAAGCTTGGCAGCAAAGTACTTAATGTAATCCCTTCCAATGTTCTTCACAATGCTGTCCAATAGGTACAATGTTGGCAGCTTCTGATCACTTGGTACCTGCATAATACTCTTCAAATCAGATACCCAGGAAGAAAAGGCCAATTTGATCTCATAGAGAGTAACCAACAAGGAGACCCTAAAGGATAAGAAATACTACTAAAATTTGGATCAAAAAATATGATGACATTCAAACTACTACTAAAATATATTCTGACAAACAAGGAAACTAAAGATGGACACAGAAAGACATTAAAGAACATCAGCGAAAACTACATGGCCAAAAATGGCATCGTTACACTATTAGAAGTCTCAGCTTCTAAGCTaaagtgacaaaaaaaaggagagagTAATCCTTGTCTTCCCACGAATTGACTGAACAGGCTCCAATGCTTCTCTGCTATCCAAATACGAATAAACGCTGTCTTCTCTTTCTTGAGAGTATTCGGTAATCAGAAGGCACTAACAGAAAATACAacctcacaaaaaaaaaacagagcttaTAGAGAAGAGCTCTTCCTCAAATAATAAAGTGAGATACAATTGAGCAACCCCAACGTTGTCAAAGAGACTACACACTCctataagataagaaaaactCAGTAAAATGACATGAGGAGCTCATATATGCATTCTCAAAAAGAAATGATTATGGATCAAACTGTTGCACGGGCAAAAGCTCATTTGACATAGTTAACAACATAGTTTCGTGAATACAGATACTTTACAGAAACTAAAAACTTTGATTCacaagtattaaaaaaaaaagcatatatAATTCAGAGAGACACAAGGGTTGCTttaaaaattggatttttttctCATTAAACCTCGTATACAGATCACAATCACAATCTCAACCACCACCTTCACCTTATTTACCATTAGATTATACAattcctcaaaaaaaaaaagagattcaaGAAAAAATGGATCAAAGagtaaaacaaactataacAGTGATCATGATTCACCTCGAGGATGTTGTTGCAAACGGTGGCAACAACGGCCTTAGCAGCATGAAAATTCTCTCCAGCAATTATCGTAAGGTTCGTA
Protein-coding regions in this window:
- the LOC106395718 gene encoding fructose-bisphosphate aldolase 6, cytosolic-like encodes the protein MASFTTKYADELIANAAYIGTPGKGILAADESTDTIGKRFSSVNVENVDSNRRALRELLFTTPGALPCISGVILVEETLYQKSSNGTSFVDILKEGGVLPGIKVDKGRAVELAGTNSETITQGLDGLGERCKKYYEAGARFAKWHALLKIGPNEPSELAIHENAYGLARYAAICQENGLVPIVEPDVSVDGSHDIHKCAEVTERFLAACYKALSDHHVMLEGTLLKPNMVTPGSESAKVAPEVVAEYTVRALLRTVPAAVPAILFMSGGQSEEEATRNLNAMNQLKTKKPWSLSFCFGRALQQSALKTWGGKEENVQRAQDALLVRCKANSEATLGTYNEPSG
- the LOC106391482 gene encoding fructose-bisphosphate aldolase 6, cytosolic, whose product is MASFTSKYADELIANAAYIGTPGKGILAADESTGTIGKRLSSINVENVESNRRALRELLFTTPGALPCLSGVILFEETLYQKSSKGTPFVDILKEGGVLPGIKVDKGTVSLPGTNGETTTQGLDGLGERCKKYYEAGARFAKWRAVLKIGPNEPSELAIRENAYGLARYAAICQENGLVPIVEPEILVDGSHDIQKCAEVTERVLAACYKALSDHGVMLEGTLLKPNMVTPGSESGKVAPEVVAEYTVRALQRTVPAAVPAVVFLSGGQSEEEATRNLNAMNQMKTKKPWSLSFSFGRALQQSTLKTWGGKEENVKKAQEAFLVRCKANSEATLGVYKGDAQLGEGAAESLHVKDYKY
- the LOC106391481 gene encoding polyadenylation and cleavage factor homolog 4; translation: MENSRRPFDRSRDPGPMKKPRLSDVNSNARQLTSQRTIGTASSSRFRAAGGRELESDPNGEAYQPQPVHPHYELVNQYKSALSELTINSKPIITNLTIIAGENFHAAKAVVATVCNNILEVPSDQKLPTLYLLDSIVKNIGRDYIKYFAAKLPEVFVKAYRQVDPPMRSNMRHLFGTWKGVFHPNTLQQIEKELGFNAKSDGSAAVSSTGRADLQSQRPPNSIHVNPKYLERQRLQQSGRAKGMVTDVPEIASNLARDSDRLERVSSIASGGSWAGPAKVNTIRRPQRDSLSEPLYERDMESISGEYDYTSELPHNSRPVIKKVNARVTDDGCEKQWYETVSRGPDLISDQRDVLHTKSRISNYATARLENLESSGPSRNTCVPYDSWKNSEEEEFMWDMHSRLSETDVATVNPKNELHTPEESERLESDNHLLKRPRLSALDPRFDPTSTNSYSSEQKDGSVYGRLSSTSNAARKGIQPQSKVSDRHSPLRDSTFKQNVTKQDSRRTHSLTQRDPRASRFPAKSQSVLRDDFVRPQLKKSNAIDLPDSFQGKKFDSKSAGLTIASEATGQRNMSDLLEAVMKSGILSNNLTNGAMKEESSQVNPRALTVSAASKPKASPNSVAAKKISARLKLERSSAPLGSDPVSLTGVTSAQTSKESSKAPDPISSLLSSLVSKGLISASKMELPSLVQCAAAPFISQDHSPDHSTNSSTSISVVPSDAQSLVVVEKGPSTAPKVAPAETAVSEPENLIGLKFRADKIRKLHPSVISSLFDDLPHLCTSCGVRLKEKEELDRHMEMHDKKKLELRGTNSKCRVWFPKADDWVAAKAGELEPEYDEILSEPESEDGPAVAADENQCACILCGEMFEDCFSQETAQWLFKGASYLTIPPSSSEPHGPIVHAGCLTKSSLPSLGIGNAIKQEMIE